The Cucumis melo cultivar AY chromosome 6, USDA_Cmelo_AY_1.0, whole genome shotgun sequence genome includes a region encoding these proteins:
- the LOC103483313 gene encoding uncharacterized protein LOC103483313, giving the protein MAAPSLSFPPFPLNREGPTRMLKDFLHETNPNGIASSKPKPTSFKALAFHAVVAAVKRISFPSVKSPWIFPRSLSRRLLRKTERDERETGGDFVVKIKDIIRWKSFRDLIDETTAAAPPLDFAESPDRYTYTAAATTTTTTTTTTTTSSSKSSSWCESDFTAEDLPSPSWRDWSDDGTIGKMYFRCVGEDSTETTAAHAKNDKEVGINALSKREDKEEQEVLDESTRRLLEQVKGVISLSESCRLAEHCGLDGLLRELFRRDLASFQDDDDRIRMKNGKDGEYVYDWFLSHKGKESYVREMEREGKWEIFGVDEKIDLGLEIEGEVLGCLVDEILLDIF; this is encoded by the exons ATGGCGGCGCCTtctctctcatttccccctttTCCTCTTAATCGAGAAGGACCCACCAGAATGCTCAAGGATTTTCTTCACGAAACCAATCCAAATGGAATCGCATCTTCTAAACCAAAACCCACGTCGTTTAAAGCTTTGGCTTTCCACGCCGTCGTAGCCGCTGTTAAGAGGATCTCGTTTCCGTCCGTGAAATCGCCCTGGATCTTCCCCAGAAGCCTCTCGCGTAGGCTGTTGAGGAAAACAGAGAGAGATGAGAGAGAAACCGGAGGCGATTTTGTTGTTAAGATCAAGGACATTATTCGATGGAAATCGTTTAGGGATTTGATCGACGAGACAACGGCGGCGGCTCCACCGCTTGATTTCGCCGAATCGCCCGATCGTTACACTTACACGGCAGCCGCTACGACAACGACGACCACGACCACGACCACGACCACGAGTAGTAGTAAGAGTTCGAGCTGGTGCGAGAGCGATTTCACGGCGGAGGATTTGCCGTCGCCGTCGTGGAGAGATTGGTCCGACGACGGTACAATCGGAAAAATGTACTTCCGATGTGTCGGTGAAGATTCGACGGAAACGACAGCCGCACACGCAAAAAACGACAAAGAG GTTGGAATAAATGCATTATCAAAACGAGAGGATAAAGAAGAACAAGAGGTACTAGACGAAAGTACACGACGTCTATTAGAGCAGGTTAAAGGAGTAATTTCGTTATCAGAAAGTTGTAGATTAGCAGAGCATTGTGGCTTGGATGGGTTGCTTCGAGAATTGTTTCGACGTGACCTTGCAAGTTTTCAAGATGACGACGATCGAATTAGGATGAAGAACGGCAAAGATGGCGAGTATGTGTATGATTGGTTTTTGTCTCACAAGGGGAAGGAAAGTTATGTGAGAGAAATGGAGAGGGAAGGAAAATGGGAGATTTTTGGTGTTGATGAGAAAATTGATTTAGGGTTAGAAATTGAAGGAGAGGTTTTGGGATGTTTGGTTGATGAAATtctacttgacattttttaa